In the Scomber japonicus isolate fScoJap1 chromosome 18, fScoJap1.pri, whole genome shotgun sequence genome, one interval contains:
- the eftud2 gene encoding 116 kDa U5 small nuclear ribonucleoprotein component, producing the protein MEADLYDEFGNYIGPELDSDDDEDDLEAEDRDVDEGDDDDDDEPADADDDVPGMEVVLHEDKKYYPTAEEVYGPEVETIVQEEDTQPLTEPIIKPVKNKQFTLMEQELPATVYDMEFLADLMDSPELIRNVTLCGHLHHGKTCFVDCLIEQTHPEIRKRDDVDLRYTDILFTEQERGVGIKSTPVTMVLPDSRGKSYLFNIMDTPGHVNFSDEVTSSIRISDGIVLFIDAAEGVMLNTERLIKHAVQERMAITICINKVDRLIGELKLPPTDAYYKLRHIVDEVNGLLSTYSTDENLVVSPLLGNVCFASSQYSICFTLGSFAKIYSDTYGDINYTEFSKRLWGDIYFNPKTRKFTKKPPSNNSQRSFVEFVLEPLYKILSQVVGDVDTSLPRVLDELGIHLTKEELKLNIRPLLRLVCNRFFGEFTGLVDMCVQHIASPQEGARNKIEHTYAGGLDSDLGEAMAECDPDGPLMCHTTKMYSTEDGVQFHAFGRVLSGTIQAGQPVKVLGENYTLEDEEDSQVCTVGRLWISVARYQIEVNRVPAGNWVLIEGCDQPIVKTATITEPRGNEEAQIFRPLKFNTASVIKIAVEPVNPSELPKMLDGLRKVNKSYPSLTTKVEESGEHVILGTGELYLDCVMHDLRKMYSEIDIKVADPVVTFCETVVETSSLKCFAETPNKKNKITMIAEPLEKGLAEDIENEVVQITWNRKKLGEFFQTKYDWDLLAARSIWAFGPDTTGPNILVDDTLPSEVDKALLGSVKDSIVQGFQWGTREGPLCDEPIRNVKFKILDAVIAQEPLHRGGGQVIPTARRVVYSAFLMATPRLMEPYYFVEVQAPADCVSAVYTVLARRRGHVTQDAPIPGSPLYTIKAFIPAIDSFGFETDLRTHTQGQAFALSVFHHWQIVPGDPLDKSIVIRPLEPQPAPHLAREFMIKTRRRKGLSEDVSISKFFDDPMLLELAKQDVVLNYPM; encoded by the exons ATGGAGGCTGATCTGTATGATGAGTTCGGAAACTACATCGGTCCAGAGCTGGACTCtgacgatgatgaagatgatctGGAGGCAGAGGACAGAGATGTTGATGAG ggtgatgatgatgatgacgatgagcCTGCAGACGCTGATGACGACGTCCCTGGCATGGAGGTGGTCCTGCACGAGGATAAGAAGTACTATCCGACAGCAGAGGAGGTTTACGGGCCAGAAGTGGAAACTATCGTCCAGGAGGAAGACACACAGCCTCTTACAG AGCCCATCATCAAGCCTGTGAAGAACAAGCAGTTCACCCTGATGGAGCAGGAGCTACCTGCCACTGTTTATGATATGGA aTTCCTCGCAGATTTGATGGACAGTCCAGAGCTGATTCGTAACGTCACCTTGTGTGGTCATCTCCACCATGGCAAG ACCTGTTTCGTGGACTGCCTGATCGAACAGACGCATCCAGAAATCAGGAAGAGAGATGATGTGGAT CTCCGGTACACAGACATCCTCTTTACAGAGCAGGAG AGAGGAGTTGGTATCAAGAGTACCCCTGTCACAATGGTCCTGCCAGACTCCAGAGGCAAATCCTACCTATTCAACATCATGGACACACCAG GTCACGTGAACTTCTCTGATGAGGTCACATCTAGCATCCGGATCTCAGACGGCATCGTCCTCTTCATAGACGCTGCGGAAGGA GTGATGCTGAACACAGAGCGTCTGATCAAACATGCAGTCCAGGAGCGTATGGCCATCACCATCTGCATCAACAAGGTGGATCGGCTCATCGGGGAGCTCAAACTGCCGCCCACAGACGCTTATTATAAACTGCGCCACATTGTGGATGAGGTCAACGGTTTGCTCAG tACGTACTCCACAGATGAGAACTTGGTGGTTTCTCCTCTCCTGGGAAACGTGTGCTTTGCCAGCTCTCAGTACAGCATCTGTTTCACACTGGGGTCCTTTGCAAAAATCTACTCGGACACTTATG GTGACATCAACTACACCGAGTTTTCGAAGAGACTTTGGGGAGACATTTATTTCAACCCCAAAAC tCGCAAGTTTACAAAGAAACCCCCCAGCAATAACTCTCAGCGCAGTTTTGTGGAGTTCGTCCTAGAGCCTCTCTACAAGATCCTTTCACAG GTTGTTGGTGATGTGGACACGTCTCTCCCACGAGTTCTGGATGAGCTCGGTATTCACCTGACCAAAGAGGAACTGAAGCTGAACATTAGACCCCTGCTCAGGCTGGTCTGTAACCGCTTCTTTGGGGAGTTCACGG gcCTTGTGGACATGTGTGTACAGCATATCGCCTCACCACAAGAGGGTGCTCGGAACAAGATAGAGCACACCTACGCTGGAGGTCTGGACTCAGACCTCGGGGAGGCCATGGCAGAGTGTGACCCTGAT GGTCCTTTGATGTGCCACACCACTAAGATGTACAGCACAGAGGATGGGGTTCAGTTCCATGCCTTTGGCAGGGTGCTAAGCGGGACCATTCAGGCAGGCCAGCCTGTCAAGGTTTTAGGAGAGAACTACACCCTTGAAGATGAGGAGGACTCTCAGGTCTGCACTGTGGGTCGTCTCTGGATTTCTGTCGCCAG ATACCAAATTGAAGTGAATCGAGTGCCTGCTGGGAACTGGGTTCTCATTGAAGGTTGTGACCAGCCGATCGTGAAGACCGCCACTATCACAGAGCCTAGAGGGAACGAAGAG GCTCAGATTTTCAGGCCATTGAAGTTCAACACTGCATCAGTTATCAAGATTGCCGTGGAGCCCGTCAATCCGTCAGAGCTGCCCAAAATGTTGGACGGACTGAGGAAGGTCAACAAGAGCTATCCTTCTCTCACCACAAAG gTGGAGGAGTCTGGAGAGCACGTTATCTTAGGCACAGGAGAGCTCTACCTGGACTGTGTCATGCACGACCTGCGCAAGATGTACTCTGAGATTGATATTAAA GTCGCTGACCCAGTTGTGACTTTCTGTGAAACGGTTGTGGAGACGTCTTCCCTCAAGTGCTTTGCTGAAACGCCCAACAAAAA GAATAAGATCACCATGATTGCAGAGCCCCTGGAGAAGGGACTGGCTGAGGACATCGAGAACGAAGTGGTGCAGATCACGTGGAACAG GAAGAAGCTGGGAGAGTTTTTCCAGACGAAGTACGACTGGGATCTGCTGGCTGCCAGATCTATCTGGGCCTTTGGACCGGACACAACGGGGCCAAACATTCTCGTTGATGATACTCTGCCTTCTGAG GTGGACAAGGCGCTGCTCGGCTCGGTCAAAGACAGCATCGTTCAGGGCTTCCAGTGGGGCACCAGGGAGGGGCCTTTGTGTGACGAGC CCATCAGGAATGTAAAGTTTAAGATCCTGGATGCAGTCATCGCTCAGGAGCCCCTGCACAGAGGAGGAGGCCAGGTCATCCCTACAGCCAGAAGAGTGGTGTACTCCGCTTTCCTCATG GCGACTCCGAGGTTGATGGAGCCTTATTACTTTGTGGAGGTTCAGGCTCCAGCTGATTGCGTGTCTGCTGTCTACACAGTGCTGGCTAGAAGAAG GGGTCACGTCACTCAGGATGCACCTATCCCAGGGTCGCCTCTCTACACCATTAAGGCTTTCATCCCAGCCATCGACTCCTTCGGCTTTGAgacagaccttcgcacacatacacagggcCAAGCCTTCGCTCTGTCTGTGTTCCACCACTGGCAG ATTGTGCCTGGTGACCCCTTAGATAAGAGTATTGTGATCAGGCCTCTTGAGCCTCAGCCCGCCCCCCATCTGGCCAGAGAGTTCATGATCAAAACCCGAAGACGCAAG GGTTTGAGCGAGGATGTGAGTATCAGCAAGTTCTTCGACGATCCTATGTTGTTGGAGCTGGCCAAACAAGACGTGGTGCTTAACTACCccatgtga
- the phospho1 gene encoding probable phosphatase phospho1 isoform X1, which translates to MGDSIFNCCYVPPHPPGEEEPPRSRRTEIMASNSSNISSDKRFIIFFDFDETIVDETSDDMVVQAAPGQHLPDWLKDTYQPGRYNEYMQRVLAYLAEQGVTESHIRSIMEKIPSTPGMLTLFQFLRTRPPQDFEVVLVSDANTFFIESWLRRHGARPLFHRIFTNPATFNKDGRLVMRPFHSHDCPRCPDNMCKQVVVRDYVARRTQERGRPYQRVFYVGDGANDFCPATALGPRDVAFPRRDFPMHRLITETHEAMPGEFKAVTVPWVSAEEVLQRLRKLVAE; encoded by the coding sequence ATGGGGGATTCAATCTTCAACTGCTGTTATGTCCCACCCCATCCCCCAGGCGAGGAGGAACCCCCCAGATCCAGACGCACAGAGATCATGGCCTCCAATTCATCTAACATCTCCTCCGACAAGcgcttcatcatcttcttcgaCTTTGATGAGACCATCGTGGACGAAACCAGCGACGACATGGTGGTGCAGGCCGCCCCGGGTCAGCATCTCCCGGACTGGCTGAAGGACACCTACCAGCCGGGCCGCTACAATGAGTACATGCAGCGCGTACTGGCCTATCTGGCGGAGCAGGGAGTCACCGAGAGCCACATACGCAGCATCATGGAGAAGATACCCTCCACCCCCGGCATGCTCACGCTCTTCCAGTTCCTCCGCACAAGGCCCCCGCAGGACTTCGAGGTGGTGCTGGTGTCCGACGCCAACACCTTCTTCATCGAGTCCTGGCTGCGCCGCCACGGAGCTCGTCCGCTCTTCCACCGCATCTTCACCAACCCGGCCACCTTCAACAAGGACGGGCGTCTGGTGATGAGGCCCTTCCACTCCCACGACTGCCCGCGATGCCCCGACAACATGTGCAAGCAGGTGGTCGTCAGGGACTATGTGGCCCGCAGGACGCAGGAGCGGGGTCGCCCCTATCAGAGGGTCTTCTACGTTGGAGATGGAGCCAACGACTTCTGCCCTGCTACAGCCCTGGGGCCCCGGGACGTGGCATTCCCGCGACGAGACTTCCCCATGCACCGGCTGATCACGGAGACCCATGAGGCCATGCCAGGGGAGTTCAAGGCGGTCACGGTGCCCTGGGTCAGCGCAGAGGAGGTGTTGCAGCGGCTGAGGAAGCTGGTGGCAGAGTAG
- the phospho1 gene encoding probable phosphatase phospho1 isoform X2: MASNSSNISSDKRFIIFFDFDETIVDETSDDMVVQAAPGQHLPDWLKDTYQPGRYNEYMQRVLAYLAEQGVTESHIRSIMEKIPSTPGMLTLFQFLRTRPPQDFEVVLVSDANTFFIESWLRRHGARPLFHRIFTNPATFNKDGRLVMRPFHSHDCPRCPDNMCKQVVVRDYVARRTQERGRPYQRVFYVGDGANDFCPATALGPRDVAFPRRDFPMHRLITETHEAMPGEFKAVTVPWVSAEEVLQRLRKLVAE; the protein is encoded by the coding sequence ATGGCCTCCAATTCATCTAACATCTCCTCCGACAAGcgcttcatcatcttcttcgaCTTTGATGAGACCATCGTGGACGAAACCAGCGACGACATGGTGGTGCAGGCCGCCCCGGGTCAGCATCTCCCGGACTGGCTGAAGGACACCTACCAGCCGGGCCGCTACAATGAGTACATGCAGCGCGTACTGGCCTATCTGGCGGAGCAGGGAGTCACCGAGAGCCACATACGCAGCATCATGGAGAAGATACCCTCCACCCCCGGCATGCTCACGCTCTTCCAGTTCCTCCGCACAAGGCCCCCGCAGGACTTCGAGGTGGTGCTGGTGTCCGACGCCAACACCTTCTTCATCGAGTCCTGGCTGCGCCGCCACGGAGCTCGTCCGCTCTTCCACCGCATCTTCACCAACCCGGCCACCTTCAACAAGGACGGGCGTCTGGTGATGAGGCCCTTCCACTCCCACGACTGCCCGCGATGCCCCGACAACATGTGCAAGCAGGTGGTCGTCAGGGACTATGTGGCCCGCAGGACGCAGGAGCGGGGTCGCCCCTATCAGAGGGTCTTCTACGTTGGAGATGGAGCCAACGACTTCTGCCCTGCTACAGCCCTGGGGCCCCGGGACGTGGCATTCCCGCGACGAGACTTCCCCATGCACCGGCTGATCACGGAGACCCATGAGGCCATGCCAGGGGAGTTCAAGGCGGTCACGGTGCCCTGGGTCAGCGCAGAGGAGGTGTTGCAGCGGCTGAGGAAGCTGGTGGCAGAGTAG